The proteins below come from a single Asanoa ferruginea genomic window:
- a CDS encoding CBU_0592 family membrane protein, with the protein MNPVDIVEIVGSLLILAAFGASQLGKLDAHSVPYLVLNIAGSAVLAVIAAAQQSWGFLLLEGTWAVVSAASLVARVIRRADPPAPPPTHRA; encoded by the coding sequence ATGAATCCTGTCGACATTGTCGAGATCGTCGGTTCGTTGCTCATCCTGGCCGCCTTCGGGGCATCCCAGTTGGGCAAGCTCGACGCCCACTCGGTGCCCTACCTGGTGCTCAACATCGCCGGCTCCGCCGTGTTGGCGGTGATCGCGGCGGCCCAACAGTCGTGGGGCTTCCTGCTGCTGGAGGGCACCTGGGCGGTGGTCTCCGCGGCATCGCTGGTGGCCCGGGTCATTCGACGCGCAGACCCGCCAGCGCCTCCTCCAACTCATCGGGCTTGA